One Mycolicibacterium parafortuitum DNA segment encodes these proteins:
- a CDS encoding cupin domain-containing protein: MAEQQSAPAGMRVITREQWGPDQGLLTGGTWREIVGPRAGAECRGLYDLQFDEDGETTQLTHTSEAAYYVVGGVGTVVHGTDGGSQDLVEGSMVHVRPGTPYRLIGLAGTRIVGGPCPSGSPITGAPVVASESAEVWPEISVHHRDSPGLLVPFISQDARLVVWLGIGAVAANMNYVVLQPGERNKEHVHAYSEDTIHILEGHGTAENVTTGEKLQFGPGDTIHIEIGFWHAVAADRGERVVSVGGPCPADVDMLRAAGVDVDGIELPPGTSLPAPGLAR; the protein is encoded by the coding sequence GTGGCTGAACAGCAGAGTGCACCTGCGGGAATGAGGGTCATCACCCGCGAGCAGTGGGGTCCCGACCAGGGCCTGCTCACCGGCGGAACGTGGCGCGAGATCGTCGGTCCGCGCGCGGGCGCCGAATGCCGCGGCCTCTACGACCTCCAGTTCGACGAGGACGGCGAGACGACCCAGCTCACGCACACCTCCGAGGCCGCGTACTACGTCGTCGGCGGCGTCGGCACCGTCGTCCATGGCACCGACGGCGGCTCCCAGGACCTCGTCGAGGGATCCATGGTGCACGTCAGGCCGGGAACCCCGTACCGCCTGATCGGGCTGGCAGGCACCCGGATCGTCGGTGGGCCGTGCCCGTCCGGGTCGCCGATCACCGGGGCACCGGTCGTCGCGTCCGAGTCGGCGGAGGTGTGGCCCGAGATCTCGGTGCATCATCGCGACTCCCCCGGTCTGCTGGTGCCGTTCATCTCCCAGGACGCCCGCCTGGTGGTGTGGCTCGGGATCGGCGCCGTGGCGGCCAACATGAACTACGTCGTCCTGCAGCCCGGCGAGCGCAACAAGGAACACGTGCACGCGTACTCCGAGGACACCATCCACATCCTGGAAGGGCACGGCACCGCCGAAAACGTCACCACGGGAGAGAAACTGCAGTTCGGGCCCGGCGACACCATCCACATCGAGATCGGCTTCTGGCACGCGGTGGCTGCTGACCGCGGCGAGCGGGTGGTCAGCGTCGGTGGGCCGTGCCCGGCCGACGTCGACATGCTGCGCGCTGCCGGCGTCGACGTGGACGGGATCGAATTGCCGCCGGGGACATCGCTTCCGGCCCCCGGACTGGCCCGGTAG
- a CDS encoding ABC transporter ATP-binding protein: MLLETDGLSTGYGPLTVVRDATLRVAAGEIVAIVGPNGAGKSSLMKCIARSLPVMGGTLRFDGKDLAAVPQNHIAELGIGYVPQQGNVFPELSVQENLQVSCRGSLSEARATTKEVLVQFPRLNERIKQAAATLSGGERQMLAIACALVSSPSLLMLDEPTTGLAPLIVRERIADIQRLRDRGAGVLWIIEEHPRICLPAVDRVHFMSDGTLAPAVDASALLEEGALEELFFGVAH, translated from the coding sequence ATGTTGCTTGAAACGGACGGATTGAGTACCGGGTACGGCCCGCTGACGGTGGTCCGCGACGCGACGCTGCGGGTCGCGGCGGGCGAGATCGTCGCGATCGTCGGACCCAACGGCGCCGGCAAGTCCTCGCTGATGAAGTGCATCGCCCGGTCGCTGCCGGTGATGGGCGGCACCCTGCGGTTCGACGGCAAGGACCTCGCGGCGGTGCCGCAGAACCACATCGCCGAACTCGGGATCGGCTATGTTCCCCAGCAGGGCAACGTGTTTCCCGAGCTCTCCGTGCAGGAGAACCTGCAGGTGTCGTGTCGCGGCAGTCTTTCCGAGGCGCGCGCGACCACCAAAGAGGTGCTCGTGCAGTTCCCCCGGCTCAACGAACGCATCAAGCAGGCGGCGGCGACGCTGTCCGGTGGTGAACGGCAGATGCTCGCGATCGCCTGCGCGCTGGTGAGTTCGCCGTCGCTGCTGATGCTCGACGAGCCGACCACCGGGCTCGCACCGCTGATCGTGCGCGAGCGTATCGCCGACATCCAGCGGCTGCGTGACCGTGGAGCGGGCGTGCTCTGGATCATCGAGGAGCACCCCCGGATCTGCCTGCCCGCCGTCGACCGGGTGCACTTCATGTCCGACGGCACGCTCGCCCCCGCGGTCGACGCAAGCGCGCTGCTCGAAGAAGGCGCCCTCGAGGAGCTGTTCTTCGGCGTCGCGCACTGA
- a CDS encoding ABC transporter ATP-binding protein, with protein MTKTPDLQVIGVNKTFGGVQALRDVDITISSAEITALIGPNGAGKTTLFNVISGFGTPYAGRVVFGGTELTGLPAHKVARAGLVRTFQTPVGFSSMTVVENVALALTGNTLDHPWSPFVSWTKDRRRRREAHDAAWAQLEQADAAHLGDRAMSDLSPGDAKLVEILRQLALAPRMLLLDEPAAAMTVNQIEVLSGIIRGIAARGIGVLVIDHNLSFVLELAAKVHVLETGAVIASGTPEQIGNDPNVKRIYLGGAEESDVA; from the coding sequence ATGACCAAAACGCCTGACCTTCAGGTCATCGGTGTCAACAAGACCTTCGGTGGTGTCCAGGCGCTGCGCGACGTCGACATCACGATCTCGAGCGCGGAGATCACCGCGCTGATCGGACCCAATGGCGCGGGCAAGACCACTCTGTTCAACGTGATCTCGGGGTTCGGCACGCCCTACGCCGGGCGGGTCGTCTTCGGCGGGACCGAGCTGACCGGTCTGCCCGCCCACAAGGTGGCGCGTGCCGGACTGGTACGCACGTTCCAGACACCGGTCGGCTTCAGCTCGATGACGGTGGTCGAGAACGTCGCGCTGGCGCTGACCGGAAACACGCTGGACCACCCCTGGTCGCCGTTCGTGAGCTGGACCAAGGACCGCAGACGTCGCCGTGAGGCGCACGACGCTGCGTGGGCTCAACTCGAGCAGGCCGACGCCGCGCACCTCGGAGACCGTGCGATGAGCGATCTTTCGCCCGGGGACGCCAAACTGGTCGAGATCCTGCGCCAGCTCGCGCTGGCACCGCGCATGCTGCTGCTCGACGAACCAGCCGCAGCGATGACGGTCAACCAGATCGAGGTGCTGTCCGGAATCATCCGGGGAATCGCCGCCCGCGGCATCGGCGTCCTGGTCATCGACCACAACCTGAGCTTCGTGCTGGAACTGGCCGCCAAGGTGCATGTGCTGGAGACCGGTGCGGTGATCGCGTCGGGCACCCCCGAGCAGATCGGCAACGATCCCAACGTCAAACGTATCTACCTCGGCGGAGCGGAGGAATCCGATGTTGCTTGA